In Peribacillus simplex, the following are encoded in one genomic region:
- a CDS encoding excalibur calcium-binding domain-containing protein, producing MKNKERALSKKIFYPSLIGGIIFFIVGILFLDTGVQAKLDDEIEQNTKLTAENNTLKLENTKLEKQITDLESEIKETASNITEYENNLKTLEEEKKAFSTEKDSLNKKISDLTIKNTSLQNEVDSLNTQLASKSTSTSIAKENSNQSTASTTSGEREDFANCTDLRGTYPNGVPAGHPAYVPSMDRDKDNYACER from the coding sequence ATGAAAAACAAAGAAAGAGCACTATCTAAAAAGATTTTTTATCCTTCGCTCATTGGTGGAATAATATTTTTTATTGTTGGAATATTGTTTTTGGATACAGGAGTTCAAGCTAAACTTGATGATGAAATAGAACAAAATACAAAGTTAACAGCAGAGAATAATACTTTAAAATTAGAAAATACGAAGCTTGAAAAACAAATTACGGATCTTGAGTCAGAAATTAAAGAAACAGCTTCTAATATTACCGAATATGAAAATAATTTAAAAACATTGGAAGAAGAAAAAAAGGCATTCTCAACAGAAAAAGATTCATTAAATAAAAAGATTAGTGATTTAACAATTAAAAATACAAGTTTGCAAAACGAAGTTGATAGTTTAAATACTCAACTTGCAAGTAAAAGTACTTCTACCTCTATTGCAAAAGAAAATTCAAATCAATCAACTGCTTCTACAACGTCAGGAGAAAGGGAAGATTTCGCAAACTGTACCGATTTACGAGGTACATATCCAAACGGTGTTCCAGCTGGTCATCCTGCTTATGTACCAAGTATGGACCGCGATAAAGACAACTATGCTTGTGAAAGGTAA
- a CDS encoding AbrB/MazE/SpoVT family DNA-binding domain-containing protein has protein sequence MKSTGIVRKIDELGRIVVPKELRRTLDIDNGDPMEIYVDGDYIMLRRYAPFCTFCQTSSKSLTPFKGRLVCDECINDLSHIH, from the coding sequence ATGAAATCTACAGGAATTGTTAGAAAAATAGATGAGTTAGGTCGTATTGTTGTACCAAAAGAACTGAGAAGAACTTTAGATATCGACAATGGTGATCCGATGGAAATTTACGTGGATGGTGATTACATCATGTTAAGACGTTATGCACCTTTCTGTACATTCTGTCAAACATCTAGTAAATCTCTAACGCCCTTTAAAGGCCGGCTAGTTTGTGACGAATGTATCAATGATTTATCTCATATTCATTAA